A region of Bradyrhizobium sp. SZCCHNS1050 DNA encodes the following proteins:
- a CDS encoding EAL domain-containing protein, which translates to MILASLGQAAFVWDLASDVIVWSDHVGAVFADVPLPQLCNGAEFSKLIEPDRSIRSEIMHQGAPLHGAAGTPYRIEYGVRTHAGAPLIWVEETGCWFAGPDGRPLRAQGIVRINNERHAREEQLLKLSRHDPLTGELNRTHLLATLAEVIEESQRFRFSCAFMLVGIDHLARINDAFGFDVADGVVLEIAQRIRGRLRGGDTLGRFSGNKFGLILKNCTMDDMTTAAERFLATVRDEVVPTKSGPVAVTATIGAVSVPRHARSVEEAVNRAHETLDAAKRRRIGSFSTWRPNVERDAQRKVNIRVTDEIVTALNERRIVTAFEPVVNANTLAPAFYECLVRMRQDDGRALLAPDVVPVAERLGLIRLVDHRILELVVAELASTPDVTLSLNISPETTMDPDWWASIESMMRAHPGVAERLIVEITETVEIQDVDDLRGFVTRLKDLGSRIAIDDFGAGHTSFRNLRKLGVDIVKIDGAFVQNLVRSADDRAFVQTLVELARRLQIKTVAEWVQDEASVALLRDWGCDYIQGRVIGLASVDRPWIGNGRVELPAAG; encoded by the coding sequence ATGATCCTGGCATCCCTGGGCCAAGCCGCCTTCGTCTGGGATCTGGCGAGCGACGTGATCGTCTGGAGCGATCACGTCGGGGCGGTGTTTGCCGACGTTCCGCTGCCGCAACTCTGCAACGGCGCCGAATTCAGCAAGCTGATCGAGCCGGACCGCAGCATCCGCTCCGAGATCATGCACCAGGGGGCGCCGCTGCATGGCGCCGCCGGCACGCCGTACCGGATCGAATATGGCGTGCGCACCCACGCCGGTGCGCCATTGATCTGGGTCGAGGAGACCGGCTGCTGGTTCGCCGGCCCCGATGGGCGGCCCTTGCGTGCCCAGGGCATCGTGCGGATCAACAACGAGCGCCACGCCCGCGAGGAGCAGCTGCTCAAGCTGTCACGGCACGATCCGCTGACCGGCGAGCTGAACCGAACGCATCTGCTGGCGACGCTTGCCGAGGTGATCGAGGAGTCGCAGCGGTTCCGCTTCTCCTGCGCCTTCATGCTGGTCGGCATCGATCATCTCGCGCGCATCAACGACGCCTTCGGCTTCGACGTCGCCGACGGCGTCGTGCTGGAGATCGCCCAGCGCATCCGGGGCCGGCTCCGCGGTGGCGACACGCTCGGGCGGTTCTCGGGCAACAAGTTCGGGTTGATCCTGAAGAACTGCACGATGGACGACATGACCACCGCGGCCGAGCGCTTTCTCGCGACCGTGCGCGACGAGGTGGTGCCGACCAAGTCAGGTCCGGTCGCCGTCACCGCGACGATCGGCGCCGTGAGCGTTCCCCGTCACGCCCGCTCGGTCGAGGAAGCGGTCAACCGCGCCCATGAGACGCTCGACGCCGCCAAGCGTCGCCGCATCGGATCGTTCTCGACCTGGCGGCCGAACGTGGAGCGCGACGCACAGCGCAAGGTCAACATCCGCGTCACCGACGAGATCGTGACCGCGCTCAATGAGCGGCGCATCGTCACAGCGTTCGAGCCGGTGGTGAATGCCAACACGCTTGCGCCCGCCTTCTATGAATGCCTGGTGCGGATGCGCCAGGATGACGGCCGGGCCTTGCTGGCGCCGGACGTCGTCCCAGTCGCCGAACGGCTCGGTTTGATCCGTCTGGTCGATCACCGCATTCTGGAGCTGGTGGTGGCGGAGCTCGCGAGCACGCCCGACGTCACCCTGAGCCTCAACATCTCGCCTGAGACCACCATGGATCCGGACTGGTGGGCCTCGATCGAGTCCATGATGCGCGCCCATCCTGGGGTCGCCGAACGGCTGATCGTCGAGATCACCGAGACGGTCGAGATCCAGGACGTCGACGATCTCCGCGGCTTCGTGACGCGGCTGAAAGATCTCGGCAGCCGAATCGCCATCGATGATTTCGGCGCCGGACACACCTCGTTCCGCAATCTGCGCAAGCTCGGCGTCGACATCGTCAAGATCGACGGCGCCTTCGTGCAGAATCTCGTGCGCTCGGCTGACGACCGCGCCTTTGTGCAGACGCTGGTCGAGCTGGCGCGACGGCTGCAGATCAAGACGGTCGCGGAATGGGTGCAGGACGAGGCGTCGGTCGCGCTGCTGCGCGACTGGGGCTGCGATTACATCCAGGGCCGGGTGATTGGCCTCGCCTCGGTCGATCGGCCGTGGATCGGTAACGGCAGGGTGGAGCTGCCGGCGGCGGGTTGA
- the phaR gene encoding polyhydroxyalkanoate synthesis repressor PhaR, with amino-acid sequence MAKSDQPTTIKKYANRRLYNTGTSTYVTLEDLASMVKNGEDFLVYDAKTGDDITRSVLAQIIFEQENKAGQNLLPTTFLRQLIRFYGDSMQMVVPKYLEQSIDTLTREQEKFRKQIADTFSGTPFAPLEEQVRRNMELFQQTFSMFKPFTPPVRTDEKAAEPAPAADDNIDELRRQMKEMQDRLDRMSEPKKDEQQG; translated from the coding sequence ATGGCGAAATCTGACCAACCCACCACAATCAAGAAATACGCGAACCGGCGGCTCTACAATACCGGGACGAGTACCTACGTGACCCTCGAAGATCTGGCCTCGATGGTTAAGAACGGGGAGGATTTCCTAGTCTACGACGCCAAGACCGGCGACGACATCACGCGGTCGGTCCTCGCGCAGATCATCTTCGAGCAGGAGAACAAGGCCGGTCAGAACCTGCTGCCGACCACGTTCCTGCGCCAGCTGATCCGCTTCTACGGCGACAGCATGCAGATGGTGGTGCCAAAGTACCTTGAGCAGTCGATCGATACCCTGACCCGGGAGCAGGAGAAGTTCCGCAAGCAGATCGCCGACACCTTCAGCGGGACGCCGTTCGCGCCGCTCGAGGAGCAGGTGCGCCGCAACATGGAGCTGTTCCAGCAGACCTTCTCGATGTTCAAGCCGTTCACGCCGCCGGTGCGCACCGACGAGAAGGCCGCCGAGCCGGCCCCGGCCGCCGACGACAACATCGACGAGCTGCGCCGTCAGATGAAGGAAATGCAGGACCGGCTCGATCGCATGTCGGAGCCGAAGAAGGACGAGCAGCAAGGCTGA
- a CDS encoding acetyl-CoA C-acetyltransferase, with translation MSDDVVIVSAARTAVGSFNGAFASVPAHELGAVAIKAALERAGVEPGRVSEVIMGQILTAAQGQNPARQASIAAGIPVESPAWGINQLCGSGLRSVALGYQALVNGDSDIVVAGGQESMSMAAHAQYLRAGVKMGSLDLVDTMIKDGLWDAFNGYHMGNTAENVAKQYQITRAQQDEFAVASQNKAEAAQKAGRFKDEIAPVTVKSRKGDTVVDTDEYPRHGATIEAMAKLRAAFEKDGTVTAGNASGINDGAAAVVLMTAKQAAKEGKTPLARIVSWGQAGVDPKIMGTGPIPASRSALKKAGWNIADLDLIEANEAFAAQACAVNKDLGWDPAKVNVNGGAIAIGHPIGASGARVLVTLLHEMQKRDAKKGLATLCIGGGMGIALCVARD, from the coding sequence ATGTCAGACGATGTCGTCATCGTCAGCGCCGCCCGCACCGCGGTTGGAAGTTTCAACGGTGCCTTCGCCAGTGTCCCGGCCCACGAATTGGGGGCGGTGGCCATCAAGGCCGCGCTGGAGCGCGCCGGCGTCGAGCCGGGCCGCGTCTCGGAGGTCATTATGGGCCAGATCCTGACTGCGGCGCAGGGCCAGAACCCGGCGCGCCAGGCTTCGATCGCCGCCGGCATTCCAGTCGAGAGCCCGGCCTGGGGCATCAACCAACTGTGCGGCTCCGGCCTGCGGTCCGTTGCGCTCGGCTACCAGGCGCTCGTCAATGGTGACTCCGACATCGTGGTCGCCGGCGGCCAGGAGTCGATGAGCATGGCGGCGCATGCGCAATATCTGCGCGCCGGCGTGAAGATGGGCTCGCTCGATCTGGTCGACACGATGATCAAGGACGGCCTGTGGGACGCCTTCAACGGCTATCACATGGGCAACACCGCCGAGAACGTTGCGAAGCAATATCAGATCACGCGTGCGCAGCAGGACGAGTTCGCGGTTGCATCGCAGAACAAGGCCGAGGCGGCTCAGAAGGCCGGCAGGTTCAAGGACGAGATCGCGCCCGTGACGGTCAAGAGCCGCAAGGGTGACACCGTAGTCGACACCGACGAATATCCGCGTCATGGCGCGACGATCGAGGCCATGGCCAAGCTGCGTGCGGCGTTCGAGAAGGACGGCACGGTCACGGCCGGCAACGCGTCGGGCATCAATGACGGCGCGGCTGCCGTGGTGCTGATGACCGCCAAGCAGGCGGCCAAGGAGGGCAAGACGCCGCTTGCGCGGATCGTGTCCTGGGGCCAGGCCGGCGTCGACCCGAAGATCATGGGCACCGGTCCGATCCCGGCGTCGCGTTCGGCGCTGAAGAAGGCAGGCTGGAACATCGCCGACCTCGACCTGATCGAAGCCAACGAGGCGTTCGCCGCGCAAGCTTGCGCGGTGAACAAGGATCTCGGCTGGGATCCGGCCAAGGTCAACGTCAACGGCGGCGCGATCGCGATCGGCCATCCGATCGGTGCGTCCGGCGCGCGCGTGCTCGTGACTCTGCTGCACGAGATGCAGAAGCGCGACGCGAAGAAGGGTCTTGCCACGCTGTGCATCGGCGGCGGCATGGGCATCGCGCTGTGCGTTGCACGCGACTAA